Sequence from the Methanosarcina siciliae T4/M genome:
CCCTGCAGCAATGAAACGCTTTCCCATCGTATTCCCGGAAGACAGGCTGACTGAGGACCTGATTACCAGTATCTCCGGTTATCTCATGTTCCTTAACCGGCAGAAGAACGCGAACTATGCTGTGGGCTGGCTTGATGAGCTTACGGGCTTTTATGAGCAGATTTCAAACCTTCTGGTTCTGGATGTCTACTTTGGAGACGGCATTGACCAGAAACTTCTGAATGCTCTTGAAGATAATATCCACCCGTATGCAGGAGATATGGAATCTGAAAACAGTGGCAGCCTTTTGAGTGTACTTTATTACATAAAGCAGAGGATCTCCGATACCTCAAACTTCAAAAAGTATGTCTTTGATACTGAATTCCCCGGAATTCTCAGCTTCCTTTAAGCAGGAAAGGCTCTGAATTACCTCTTATTTGAGGTTTTATTCAGAGACCTTTGTTTTTTCCGTTTTTTTAATTTGGCTTTTTCTTCTCACAATAATTTTTCGGATACTCTATCCTTCATTATTTTACATTTAATTTTTTATGGAAAATTTTATATATATCCACCTTTTTTACACCATGGGGTAAAAGTGCTCTCAGGGCTTAATGGCAGTTTTTCCAGTTGGAATCACCGATCCCGTAAAAGGTTCAGGTCTTTGCTGTGTAGAAGGATTAATTTTCTCTGGCTCCGGATGCTGCGGGAGCACGGAGATCAATCCTGGAAGGTTATTCCACCTCCTTAATGCTCTAAATTTTTTACGAAAAAATAGCCCTGGGAGAATTTTTAACCTTTGCAGGGCCGGATTAAAGGGGTTGCTTATTAGAAGCTTATTAGAAGCTGATACGTGATGTCCAGATCCTTCCGGATTTTTTTTCTCTACGGGAATCGTATCCGTTTCCTTTTTATTTCCTGGACGGGTTCTGAATAATTTGGATTAAAATGATTTAATTCGACTCTGAATGATTAAACTGGTGAAATAAACCAGTTTCTAAAGTAAGGATAAGTCTACTCATAGATAAATTCCAAGCTTATAAAGAAGTGAAACCGATCATGTTCTGGAGTAAAAACAGTATTATAAAAAAAGTAAGTTCGATTTCGAACACCCTGGATGATATCTCAGCAGATATTTTTTATGGGATCAGTACTGACAGCGAATATCTGCACAAGTTGAACCTTTCAGAAGAAGATTCTCCTGAAACTCCATACAAATGCCTGGGCCTGAACAGGGGGATAAACCTCGAACGAGAGATGGTACACCCTTTTATAGACAGTGCCATGTCTAATGAATATGCCGTCCATCCTTCCTCTTTTTGTTTTATGCTGCCTTATGAACTTAAAGCCGAAGGGCTTAAGAAAGAGTTCAGACTCCTTGAACCCGAGGAATTGAAGGAGAGATACCCTCTTACATATGCCAGGATTACTAAGTTTAAAAACAATTTTAAGCATGACTTCACAGCTCTTTCTCCTGAAGATTACAGTGTAGGAGGATGTAAACTGCTGCAGTACCTCAATACCCCGAAAATTATCGTTTCGGATCATTACAGCTTTCAGGCTTCTTTTGATCCCTCAGGTAATTATCTCTTCGAAAATGGTTGTGGTATCGTGCTTCAGGACTCTTCCAGATATTTTTACGTTCTCGCTGCCCTTAACAGCTCAATTTCAAGGGTCTTTTCCGAGATATGTCAGAATAACAGGCTTTACAACGGGAGCCTGACACCGACAATTCTGAAGCGTTTTCCCCTTGTTTTTCCTGACGAAAAAAACCTTGAATCGCTTATAAGTATCCTTTCCAGTTATCTTACCTATATTCACGGACAGATTTATCGGAATGCTTCTCCTGACATTTCCGAAAGTGAATATTACGAACTTCTAAAATTCTATGAAAGAATCGTAAATCTCCTTGTGCTTGACACTTATTTTACAAAAGATCTTGACCCCCGTTTCTTGGAAATCCTTGAGGTAAATATCATGCCTTCAGGAGGGTATCCCGAAAGATCCGGATTTTCAGGTTCTGAAGATCCCAGGTCTTTTATGGATAAGTTACAGGTTATAAAGCAGAATATTCTGGACACGCCGGATTTCGGAAAGTGCAGGTTTAACAGCGAATTTACCAATATCCTTGCAACTCTTAAAAACAATGGGGTCTGGTAAGTAAATAATTAACAATTTTTCCTGGAGTTTTCCTTATGGATTTATTTTCCATTTTTCTTCTTTTTTCGAATTTGTATTTGGAACCAAACTTATGCAGAGTATATTCTAAATAGCACATAATATAATACAAAGAAAAGTTGTAATGTATACTTAATAAGAAGAAAAGTTATAATGTATACTTAATAAGAAGAAAAGTTATAATGTATAGTACAGTATACTTAATAAGAAGAAAGATTATAATGTGTAAGGGCTATCTCTCACAAAATTTAAAGATGTGATCCCCAGTTAAAAGGAATATTCACAGGTAATAAAAGTAAGAGAACTCTGGAAAACTTAGGGATTTTCAATGCTGGTTAACCTGGCAATAATAAAGGGCCTGCATATATCTCTAAATATTCCGGATAAATATATATCACGGGAGGTATCCGGTAACTTTTCCTCCTCATATTTGATCCATAAATTTATATAGATAGTCTTTGTGTACTATTAAGACGTCTGAGGTTTTTTTTATTTTTATTTCCTGGCTCTCTCGATTATCTATCAATAATTGAAAAAAAGGAAGGTAGTCTTATCAGCCTACAAATCCATATCACTGCGTTGCCCTATATGGGGGTATTAATCTTTTCAGGGCTCATATCTACCTCACTTGCAGTCAGGGCATATAAAGCCTTTAATTCCCGCAGTTTGCCTTTTTCAAAATATTTTGTATTGACTATGCTCTGTATGGCTCTCTGGTCAGTGAATTATGCCTTTGAAATCGGATTCATTGATATTGAGTATAAGTATTTATTTGCCCGTCTTCAGTACCTCGGAATCGCCTTTGTTCCCGTAACCTGGTTTTTATTTGCAGCTGAATACTCTGGAGTATGCAGACCATTTGCACGAAAGTATGAAAAACCGCTTTTTATTTTTCCCGTAATTGCAGTTCTATTGATGCTTACAAACAGCCTCCATGGGCTGTACTTCGAGGGTTACTATCTTGACTTCTCAGGAGGCTTTCCTCTCCTTGTATTCAAGCATGGGGCTTTTTTCTGGATCTTTTATGTCTACTCCTTCGTTCTGATCCTTGCAGGAGTTTTTTTCTTTTTCCGGCAGTTTGTCCGCCTTACCACCCCTTACGGGACCCAGGCAGCCATTGCCCTTTCGGCAGCCTGTATCCCTGTGATTGGAAACATACTGCACGTAGGAGATGTAGGGGTCTTTGAATTTTTTGATCCGACTCCCTTTTCCTTTGCAATAACCGGCTTGATTCTCTTCTGGGGAACAATGGAGCACGAGTTCCTTAACATTATCCCGGTTGCCAGACAGAGTGTGATAGAATCCATGAATGACGGATATATTGTTGTGGATCTTTCAAACTCTATTATGGATATCAATAAAGCAGCCCTTGAACTTGCCGGTAAAGAAAGAAAAGAGGTTCTGGGAACAAACATAAATGAGCTTTTCGGAAAAGGAGTGGAGGTTTTAGGTAATTCCTCCGAGGGAAGTTTAGGCAGGGAAATTTCCCTCCAGATAGGTCTGGAAGCTAAGTTCTTCACTGTCAGTGTCAGTCCCCTTCAGACAAGGGATGATGAAGACGGTAAGCTGGTAATGATCCACGATATCACGGAGATCTACCGCTACCAGGAAGCTTTGAAACAGGCAAACAAGAAGATAAACCTAATGAGCAATATTACCAGACACGATATTCTTAATCAGGTGAATGTACTTTCAGGATATACCGAGCTAATTTCGGAAACGCTTCCTTCCGAAGTAAAAGGAGACCCCAGGATCTCAAAATACCTCCGAAATCTTAATAAAGGCATCGAAACAGTCCACAGCCAGATCATTTTCACAAAGGACTATCAGGAACTTGGAGTTGTTTCTCCCACCTGGCAGTCTATAAGTAGTCTTGCAAAAGAAGCTGCTTTTGACTTTTCCGGGCAGGG
This genomic interval carries:
- a CDS encoding histidine kinase N-terminal 7TM domain-containing protein, with the translated sequence MGVLIFSGLISTSLAVRAYKAFNSRSLPFSKYFVLTMLCMALWSVNYAFEIGFIDIEYKYLFARLQYLGIAFVPVTWFLFAAEYSGVCRPFARKYEKPLFIFPVIAVLLMLTNSLHGLYFEGYYLDFSGGFPLLVFKHGAFFWIFYVYSFVLILAGVFFFFRQFVRLTTPYGTQAAIALSAACIPVIGNILHVGDVGVFEFFDPTPFSFAITGLILFWGTMEHEFLNIIPVARQSVIESMNDGYIVVDLSNSIMDINKAALELAGKERKEVLGTNINELFGKGVEVLGNSSEGSLGREISLQIGLEAKFFTVSVSPLQTRDDEDGKLVMIHDITEIYRYQEALKQANKKINLMSNITRHDILNQVNVLSGYTELISETLPSEVKGDPRISKYLRNLNKGIETVHSQIIFTKDYQELGVVSPTWQSISSLAKEAAFDFSGQGLKFSIEDNGLEVYADPLLKKAFYNLFDNARTHGDHVSEIDVSSHILKESVVIEVEDNGIGVSPVMKELIFEKSVGRNTGLGLFLVRGILSITGMEITETGIEGEGARFEIKVPPGNWRRAPPKQLV